In Mycolicibacterium alvei, a single window of DNA contains:
- the ispG gene encoding flavodoxin-dependent (E)-4-hydroxy-3-methylbut-2-enyl-diphosphate synthase, producing MTSIGLGMPAPPAPTLAPRRKTRQLDVGGVGVGSEHPIAVQSMCTTKTHDVNATLQQIAELTASGCDIVRVACPRQEDADALAEIARHSQIPVIADIHFQPKYIFAAIDAGCAAVRVNPGNIKEFDGRVKEVAKAAGDAGIPIRIGVNAGSLDPRLMQKYGKATPEALVESALWEASLFEEHGYGDIKISVKHNDPVIMVEAYRQLAAQCDYPLHLGVTEAGPAFQGTIKSAVAFGALLSQGIGDTIRVSLSAPPAEEVKVGNQILESLNLRPRGLEIVSCPSCGRAQVDVYTLANAVSAGLDGLDVPLRVAVMGCVVNGPGEAREADLGVASGNGKGQIFVKGEVIKTVPEAQIVETLIEEAMRLAAEMGTEAGSDDASGSPVVTVS from the coding sequence ATGACGTCCATCGGTTTGGGAATGCCCGCGCCCCCGGCGCCGACCCTGGCACCGCGACGCAAGACCCGCCAGCTCGACGTGGGTGGTGTCGGCGTCGGCAGCGAACACCCGATCGCGGTGCAGTCCATGTGCACCACCAAGACGCACGACGTCAATGCGACGCTGCAGCAGATCGCAGAGCTCACCGCGTCGGGCTGCGACATCGTGCGGGTGGCCTGCCCCCGGCAGGAGGATGCCGATGCGCTCGCCGAGATCGCCCGGCACAGCCAGATCCCGGTGATCGCCGACATCCACTTCCAGCCCAAGTACATCTTCGCCGCGATCGACGCCGGCTGCGCGGCCGTGCGGGTCAACCCCGGCAACATCAAGGAGTTCGACGGCCGGGTCAAAGAGGTGGCCAAGGCCGCCGGTGACGCGGGTATCCCGATCCGGATCGGCGTCAACGCCGGCTCACTGGATCCACGGTTGATGCAGAAGTACGGCAAGGCCACCCCCGAGGCGCTGGTCGAATCCGCGCTGTGGGAGGCGTCGCTGTTCGAGGAGCACGGCTACGGCGACATCAAGATCAGCGTCAAGCACAACGATCCGGTGATCATGGTCGAGGCATACCGCCAACTGGCCGCCCAGTGCGACTATCCGCTTCACCTCGGTGTCACCGAAGCCGGACCGGCGTTTCAGGGCACGATCAAGTCCGCGGTGGCGTTCGGCGCATTGCTGTCGCAGGGCATCGGCGACACCATCCGGGTCTCCCTGTCGGCGCCGCCGGCCGAAGAGGTCAAGGTCGGCAATCAGATCCTGGAGTCGCTGAACCTGCGCCCGCGTGGCCTGGAGATCGTGTCCTGCCCGTCATGCGGACGGGCTCAGGTCGACGTATACACGCTGGCCAACGCGGTCAGTGCGGGCCTCGACGGGCTCGACGTCCCGCTGCGGGTGGCCGTCATGGGCTGTGTGGTCAACGGTCCGGGTGAGGCGCGGGAGGCTGATCTCGGGGTTGCCTCGGGCAACGGTAAAGGCCAGATCTTCGTCAAGGGTGAGGTCATCAAGACCGTGCCCGAGGCGCAGATCGTCGAGACTCTGATCGAAGAGGCCATGCGCCTGGCCGCCGAGATGGGAACCGAAGCGGGTTCAGATGATGCCAGCGGTTCGCCAGTGGTGACCGTAAGCTGA
- a CDS encoding M50 family metallopeptidase: MMFAIGIALFALAILVSVALHECGHMWVARATGMKVRRYFVGFGPTLWSTRRPNRLGETEYGIKAIPLGGFCDIAGMTSVDEIAPEDRPYAMYKQKVWKRVAVLFAGPAMNFILGFVLLYAVAIMWGLPNINQPITAKVGETGCVAAQLSLDKMGECTGPGPAALAGIQAGDEIVKVGDTPVSDFKQMATEIRKLNGPVSIELKRDGQTITTVVDVTQTKRFTSTEATEPTTVGAIGVSEARGEPPTPYNAITAVPATVSFTGDLAVELGKSLAKIPTKIGALVEAIGGGERDKETPISVVGASIIGGETVEAGLWVAFWFFLAQLNFVLGAINLVPLLPFDGGHIAVATYEKIRNMIRAARGKVAAGPVNYLKLMPATYVVLLVVVSYMLLTVTADLVNPLSIFD, from the coding sequence ATGATGTTCGCTATCGGCATCGCGCTGTTCGCGCTGGCCATCCTGGTATCGGTGGCCCTGCACGAATGCGGGCACATGTGGGTGGCGCGCGCCACCGGGATGAAGGTGCGTCGCTACTTCGTGGGCTTCGGCCCGACGCTGTGGTCGACGCGGCGCCCCAACCGGTTGGGGGAGACCGAGTACGGCATCAAGGCCATCCCGCTGGGCGGGTTCTGCGATATCGCCGGTATGACCTCGGTCGATGAGATCGCACCCGAAGACCGGCCGTATGCGATGTACAAGCAGAAGGTGTGGAAGCGCGTCGCGGTGTTGTTCGCCGGGCCCGCGATGAACTTCATCCTCGGGTTTGTGCTCCTCTACGCGGTCGCGATCATGTGGGGCCTGCCCAACATCAATCAGCCCATCACCGCAAAGGTCGGCGAAACCGGTTGTGTGGCAGCACAACTGAGCCTCGACAAAATGGGTGAGTGCACCGGGCCCGGTCCTGCGGCGCTGGCCGGTATCCAGGCCGGCGACGAGATCGTCAAAGTTGGCGACACTCCGGTCTCGGATTTCAAGCAGATGGCCACCGAGATCCGCAAACTCAACGGTCCGGTGTCGATCGAACTCAAGCGCGACGGTCAGACCATCACGACCGTGGTCGACGTGACCCAGACCAAGCGGTTCACCAGCACGGAGGCCACCGAGCCGACCACCGTCGGCGCGATCGGCGTCAGTGAGGCCCGGGGTGAGCCGCCGACGCCGTACAACGCGATCACCGCGGTGCCCGCGACGGTCTCGTTCACCGGCGACCTCGCCGTTGAGCTCGGCAAGTCGTTGGCCAAGATCCCGACCAAGATCGGTGCGCTCGTGGAGGCGATCGGCGGCGGTGAGCGGGACAAGGAAACCCCGATCAGCGTCGTCGGCGCCAGCATCATCGGCGGCGAAACGGTCGAGGCCGGGCTGTGGGTGGCGTTCTGGTTCTTCCTGGCGCAGTTGAACTTCGTGCTCGGCGCGATCAACCTGGTGCCGCTGCTGCCCTTCGACGGCGGTCACATCGCGGTCGCGACGTACGAGAAGATCCGCAACATGATCCGTGCCGCCCGCGGCAAAGTCGCCGCGGGCCCGGTCAACTACCTGAAACTCATGCCCGCCACCTATGTGGTGTTGCTGGTGGTGGTCAGCTACATGTTGTTGACCGTGACCGCCGATCTGGTCAACCCGCTCAGCATCTTCGACTAG
- the dxr gene encoding 1-deoxy-D-xylulose-5-phosphate reductoisomerase has translation MRVLILGSTGSIGTQALDVIAANPDRFEVVGLAAGGGNPDLLAAQRAATGVTNIAVADAAAAEQVGDVTYTGPDAATRLVENTEADVVLNALVGALGLTPTLAALATGARLALANKESLVAGGPLVLKAAAPGQIVPVDSEHSAMAQCLRGGTADEVAKIVLTASGGPFLGWSAADLESVTPEQAGKHPTWSMGPMNTLNSATLINKGLELIETHLLFGIDYDRIEVVVHPQSIVHSMATFTDGSTLAQASPPDMKLPIALALGWPERVAGAALACDFTTASTWEFLPLDNEVFPAVNLARAAGTRGGCLTAVYNAANEESAAAFLRERIPFPAIVDTVGDVLHAADQWAAEPATVEEVLDAQRWAKQRARRIVEEKSTRKGLVTK, from the coding sequence ATGCGCGTGCTGATCCTCGGAAGCACCGGATCCATCGGCACGCAGGCGCTCGACGTCATCGCGGCCAATCCGGACCGTTTCGAGGTCGTCGGCCTGGCTGCCGGTGGGGGCAACCCCGACCTGCTCGCCGCCCAGCGCGCCGCAACCGGCGTCACCAACATCGCGGTGGCCGACGCGGCCGCCGCGGAGCAGGTCGGCGACGTGACCTATACCGGGCCCGACGCGGCAACCCGCCTGGTCGAGAACACCGAAGCCGACGTGGTGCTCAACGCGCTGGTCGGGGCGTTGGGGCTGACGCCGACGCTGGCCGCGCTGGCCACCGGTGCGCGTCTGGCCCTGGCCAACAAGGAGTCACTGGTCGCGGGCGGCCCCCTGGTGCTCAAGGCGGCCGCACCAGGACAGATCGTCCCGGTGGATTCCGAACATTCCGCGATGGCCCAGTGCCTGCGCGGCGGCACCGCCGACGAGGTCGCCAAGATCGTCCTCACCGCGTCCGGCGGGCCGTTCCTCGGATGGTCGGCCGCCGACCTGGAATCGGTCACCCCGGAGCAGGCCGGCAAGCATCCGACCTGGTCGATGGGCCCGATGAACACGCTGAACTCGGCCACTCTGATCAACAAGGGGCTGGAGTTGATCGAAACCCATCTCCTGTTCGGCATCGACTACGACCGCATCGAGGTCGTCGTGCATCCGCAGTCGATCGTGCACTCGATGGCCACCTTCACCGATGGCTCGACACTGGCTCAGGCCAGCCCACCCGACATGAAACTGCCGATTGCGCTGGCCCTGGGCTGGCCGGAGCGGGTGGCCGGGGCGGCCCTGGCCTGTGACTTCACCACCGCCTCGACCTGGGAATTCCTGCCGCTGGACAACGAGGTGTTCCCCGCGGTGAATCTGGCGCGGGCGGCCGGAACGCGCGGCGGCTGCCTGACCGCGGTCTACAACGCGGCCAACGAGGAATCGGCAGCAGCCTTCCTCCGGGAGCGGATCCCGTTCCCGGCGATCGTCGACACCGTCGGTGACGTGTTGCACGCTGCCGACCAGTGGGCTGCCGAACCCGCTACCGTGGAAGAAGTACTCGACGCGCAGCGGTGGGCCAAACAACGGGCGCGTCGCATCGTCGAGGAGAAATCCACGAGAAAAGGGCTCGTCACCAAATGA
- a CDS encoding TIGR03619 family F420-dependent LLM class oxidoreductase produces the protein MQFWSGTAFMDTTDALTVAPLLDDAGYHGMVCSDHMIYPRELSSPYPDSPTGKPPWAPETAWPDSWVLIGAMAALTRRLRFSNAVYVAPARPLLEVAKQVATAAVISGGRVSLGVGVGWMREEFELMGQDFDTRGKRLDEMIPALREIWRGGWVSYEGRYYSVPEMMIEPHPPAPVPILCGGESETALRRAARTCEGWIGYAYTLEQATRYTARLAELRREYGREHEPFEIILALLDSPTPDLYKRAEEHGITAVMCAPWLAMPNGATGTDRFRGPIEQFAETVIAKVC, from the coding sequence ATGCAGTTTTGGAGCGGTACGGCATTCATGGATACCACCGACGCACTGACGGTTGCTCCGTTGCTCGACGATGCCGGATATCACGGCATGGTCTGCTCGGATCACATGATCTATCCGCGTGAGCTGTCCTCGCCGTACCCGGATTCGCCGACAGGTAAGCCGCCGTGGGCACCGGAGACGGCCTGGCCGGACTCCTGGGTTCTGATCGGGGCAATGGCGGCGCTCACCCGTCGGCTGCGCTTCTCCAACGCCGTCTACGTGGCGCCGGCGCGTCCGCTGCTCGAAGTGGCCAAGCAGGTGGCGACGGCCGCGGTGATCTCCGGTGGGCGAGTGTCGCTCGGGGTGGGCGTGGGCTGGATGCGCGAGGAGTTCGAGCTCATGGGTCAGGATTTCGACACACGCGGGAAACGGCTGGACGAGATGATCCCGGCACTGCGCGAGATCTGGCGCGGCGGCTGGGTGTCCTACGAAGGGCGCTACTACTCGGTTCCCGAGATGATGATCGAACCGCACCCGCCCGCACCGGTGCCGATCCTGTGCGGCGGTGAATCCGAGACGGCGCTGCGGCGTGCGGCCCGTACCTGCGAGGGCTGGATCGGCTACGCCTACACCCTGGAGCAGGCGACCCGCTACACCGCCCGACTGGCCGAACTTCGACGTGAATACGGCCGGGAGCACGAGCCGTTCGAGATCATCCTGGCGCTGCTGGACTCGCCCACACCGGACCTGTACAAGCGGGCCGAGGAACACGGCATCACCGCAGTGATGTGCGCGCCGTGGCTCGCAATGCCCAACGGTGCCACGGGCACGGATCGTTTCCGGGGTCCCATCGAACAGTTCGCCGAGACGGTCATCGCGAAGGTCTGTTAG